From the Lolium rigidum isolate FL_2022 chromosome 2, APGP_CSIRO_Lrig_0.1, whole genome shotgun sequence genome, one window contains:
- the LOC124690692 gene encoding F-box protein SKIP19-like, whose protein sequence is MDAAPSPVTEEPPSRDWSLLPLDALSLVFVRLGALEVLRGAGLVCRSWLDAAKVPDVWRVVDMENHKMMLTKNSDALQATAKVAVDRSSGQLQLFAGSQFVTEELMQYIVERSPLLSTLRLVSCRKVLGERLSAVIRESPLSKLSSLELDFVDLTMGELTVVLENCPILEVLTVRDCWKMDEKDEQVLRAKFSRIKTLTFEDYEDFDWYDYEFMKCLSNLFCDTYRYIYVCDASMLLSMLC, encoded by the exons ATGGACGCTGCGCCGTCGCCCGTGACGGAGGAACCGCCTTCTCGGGACTGGTCGCTCCTGCCCCTCGACGCGCTCTCTTTGGTCTTCGTCAGGCTCGGGGCCTTGGAAGTCCTCAGGGGCGCTGGCCTGGTCTGCCGGTCGTGGCTCGATGCGGCGAAGGTGCCAGACGTGTGGCGTGTCGTGGACATGGAGAACCACAAGATGATGCTCACGAAGAATTCAGATGCCTTACAAGCGACGGCGAAGGTAGCTGTGGACCGTTCCAGTGGACAGCTTCAGTTGTTTGCCGGGAGTCAGTTTGTCACCGAGGAGCTCATGCAGTATATTGTGGAAAG GTCGCCCTTGCTGAGTACCCTTCGGCTTGTATCCTGCCGGAAGGTCTTAGGTGAACGACTTTCTGCTGTTATAAGAGAGTCACCTCTGAGCAAGCTCAGTTCCCTTGAACTCGACTTCGTTGACCTCACAATGGGAGAATTAACTGTGGTTCTTGAGAACTGTCCTATCCTTGAGGTTCTCACAGTGCGCGATTGCTGGAAGATGGACGAGAAAGACGAACAGGTCCTGCGAGCGAAATTCAGCCGGATCAAGACCCTGACGTTCGAGGATTATGAGGATTTTGACTGGTACGACTACGAGTTTATGAAGTGCTTGAGTAATTTATTTTGTGATACTTATCGTTACATTTATGTTTGTGATGCTAGTATGCTTTTAAGTATGCTATGCTAG